The following is a genomic window from Niveispirillum cyanobacteriorum.
GGCCGGGTGAAAGCCTGGATGCCCTGATACACCGCGCCGACCAGGCACTGTATGCCGCCAAGCATGCGGGCCGTGACAAGGTGATGGTGGCCGCAGGGGTGCAACCAGGCTGAATTCGCCACTGTTACCGGCATCACCGCAGCCCCCCCATGACATGGAAGCGTCATACTGGTCTGGACAGCGACCTTCCGTACCGTCATGTTGCGGGCGCACAGTCCGGTCTACCAACCTTCCGTAAATGCGGGGCGCACCATGCTGAAGGACCTGATCGAAGGGTTCCGGGAATTCCGGCGCACGAATTTCAAGCAGCAGCGGGGCCTGTTCCGCACGCTGGCCTGGGCCGGCCAGAAGCCGAAGGCCGCCCTGATCACCTGCTGTGACAGCCGCGTCGACCCGACCCTGATTTTCGCGGCCCAGCCGGGCGACCTTTTCGTTGTCCGGAACGTCGCCAATCTGGTTCCGCCCTATAAGCCCAACCAGGATTACCACGGTACGTCGGCAGCACTGGAGTTCGCGGTACGCGAACTGGGCGTGCAGCTGCTGGTGGTCATGGGCCACAGCCAGTGCGGTGGTGTTGCCGCCCTGCCAAAGGACCGCAGCGACCAGAAGTCGGACTTCGTCGATCACTGGATGTCGATCGCCGAACCCGCCCTGGCCAAACTGCGCGAGGGGCAGCCGGCAGGAGCGGAAACCGACCTGCCGGAACTGGAACGTGCCGTGGTCCGGCTGTCGCTGGATAATCTGCGCACCTTCCCCTGGATCGCAGAGGCCGAACGGGAAGGCCGCCTGTTGTTGTGCGGCATGCTGTTCGACGTGGCCGATGCGGAACTGCATGTGCTGGACAATGCCACGGGCCAGTTCCACCCCGTATCCCCGCCGCGCCCGCGCTTCCATTCCACCCATTCGGCCCTGTCCGCCACCGCCGCCGCCGCCGTTGACGGTCAGGCGGAAGAGACGGCGGCCCATACATAATCCGGCCATGATCGGCGGCTAGAACATGTCCATGCGCAAGATCATCCTGGGCCTTCTGGCCGCCGCCGCCCTGTCGCTTCCCGCCGCTGCCGCCCCCACCAAGGGCAAGGCCCAACCGCCGCCCGCCCTGTCGGCGGAGGAACAGGCCCGCCTGCCGGCGGTGGAGGCCTATCTCAACGATATCCGCAGCCTGAAATCGCAGTTCATCCAGTCCAGCGACGATGGCGCGGCCATGGCGACCGGCACGTTCCAGCTGCTGCGCCCCGGTCGCATGCGCATCGATTATAACGAGAACGGCAATTACATCGTCGCCGATGGCCGCTTCGTCTATTTCTGGGACGCTGAGGTCAAGGAGCAGCAGAACGCCCCCATCGGCAGTACGCTGGCCGACTTCCTGCTGCGCGATAATATCCGCCTGTCCGGCGACGTGACCGTGACCCGCATGGGCCAGGATGACGGCGTGCTGGAGGTGACCCTGGTCCAGACCAAGGAACCCGGCCAGGGCAGCCTGACCCTGGTGTTTGAGGAAAAGCCCTTCGGCCTTCGCAAATGGCGGGTGCTGGACGCGCAGGACCGGACCACCGAAGTGGCCTTGCAGAACCCGCAATTCGGCGTCAGCCTGGACAAGGATCAGTTCTATTTCCGTGAATCCGGCCGCCGCCGGGAACGTGATTAAGCGACGGAGCTTGCCCGATGACCCGTTCCGCCAAACCGCTGGTCGGCCTGCCCTGCGACGCGCGTGAACTGGGCCCGCATCCGTTCCATGTGGTGGGCGACAAATACATCCGCGCTGTCAGTCATGGGGCAGGGTGTCAGCCGATGCTGATCCCGGCCCTGGGCGACTGGTGGGATGTTGACGGGCTTCTGGACCGGCTGGGCGGGCTGTTCCTGACGGGCAGCCCCAGCAACCTGCATACGGGCCTTTATGGCCTGCCCGACGCGATGCTGACCCCGCCGCTGGACCCCGCCCGCGACGCCACCACCTTGCCGCTGCTGAAAGGCGCCCTGGCGCGCGGTATTCCAGTTTTCGCGGTGTGCCGCGGGTTTCAGGAACTGAACGTGGCGCTGGGCGGCACCCTGCATCCGCGTATTCAGGAGGTGCCGGGCCGCATGGACCACCGGGAGCCGAAGGAAGCGCCGGTGGAGGTGCAGTATGCGCCCGTCCATCCCGTGACCCTGACACAAGGCGGTGAATTCGCCCGCATCACGGGCCTGTCGGAGATGATGGTGAATTCCCTGCATCAGCAGGGGATCGACCGCATCGCCGACGCTCTGGCCATTGAAGCGGTAGCGCCCGATGGGCAGATCGAGGGCGTGCGGTATACGGGCGGTCCCGGCTTTGCCATGGGCGTGCAATGGCACCCGGAATGGCGCTTCTGGGAAAACCCGCCCTACGCGGCGCTGCTGTCGGCCTTTGGCGACGCCGTCAGAGCCTATGCGGGCCGGTGATTACACCGCCCCCACGCTGACATAGCTCGACACGCCCCTGATATGTTCATCCACCGCCAGCCGGTGGGAGAGCGGTGGGAAGGCGCGCTGGGTGCAGTCCAGGCGCGGGCAGACGCGGCAATTGACCCCAATAGGTGTGGCCGCTTCCATGTTGGACAGGTCCAGGCCATCGGCATAGGTCAGCTGTGCTGCATGGGCCAGATCGCACCCGATGGCCACCGCGAATTGCCGCGCCGGCTGTTTCCAGCCGCCGCCCGGCTTCTCCACCGTGCGTACGATGGAGAAGAAGGCGGTACCATCGGGCATACGGGCCAGCTGTGTCTGAATCTCCCCCGGCCGCCGGAAAGCGTCATGCACATGCCAACGCGGGCACGCCCCACCGAAACGCGCAAAATGGAATCCGGGTGCCGCACTGAACCGTTTCGACATGTTGCCGGCGGGATCGACACGGGCGAAGAACAAAGGCACGCCCTTGGCCCCCGGCCGTTGCAGCGCCGTCAACCGGTGGCAGACCTGCTCAAAGCTGGCGACGAAGCGGCGGGACAGGATTTCGATGTCGTACCGCACCTCCTTCGCCGCCGTCAGGAACCGGCCATAGGGCATCATCAGGGCCGATGCGAAGTAATTGGCCAGCCCCACCCGTGCCAGCCGGCGAGACTCGTCATGGCTGAACGACCCGCGTGAGACGGCCGCATCCAGCAGCGCCGCCTGCCCCAGCAGGGCCGCCTGACTGGCCAGTTGGAAGGTGCGGCCCGCCGGGTCCAGCATTTCGGAGATCAGAACGCGCTTGGAATGCCTGTCATAGCGGCAGATGGCCCCGCCCATCACATCGATGGGCATCAGGCGCACCCGCACCCCATGCTTTTTCTGCAAATGCGCCGACAGCGTGCCATAGAGATTGCCGCTATCCAGATCGCCATCGATCCACAGGCTTTCCGCCGCGATCTCCAGATCGGGGAAATGGTTCTGTTCAGCCTGGAAGAATTCCGACACTTCCTCCTGCGGAAAGGCCTGGGCGCCCATGACCTGCAACTTGTCGCGGTCGGCCACCTTCTCCGCCAGCGCCCCCAGATCCTCCCGAGCTTCGCGATAGGCGCGGTACATCGACACGATGGCGTGGCCCAGGTTAGGGGCCGCCGCCGCAACCTCCTTCATGTCCTGGGCCTTGATATCGCCGGCTTCGAACAGGGGATCGGCAAACACTTCCCGCAGGCTCGCCACCAGCCGCGTCTCATCATCTTCCGCAAAGCTGGCCATGTCGATGCCATAGACCGATGCAATCTTCAGCAGCAGCGGTACCGTCAGCGGGCGCTGATTGGCCTCAATCAGGTTCAGATAGGAGGGGGAGACCCCGATCTCCTCCGCCATCTGTGCCTGTGTCATCTTCAGGTCACGGCGCAGGCGGCGGACCTTGTGGCCCAACATGGCCTTCTTGTCGGACATGGGGTCAGCCTTCCTTGCGCGTAATCATTTTCACCTCGTCCCGATAGCGGAACCGAAGGG
Proteins encoded in this region:
- a CDS encoding carbonic anhydrase: MLKDLIEGFREFRRTNFKQQRGLFRTLAWAGQKPKAALITCCDSRVDPTLIFAAQPGDLFVVRNVANLVPPYKPNQDYHGTSAALEFAVRELGVQLLVVMGHSQCGGVAALPKDRSDQKSDFVDHWMSIAEPALAKLREGQPAGAETDLPELERAVVRLSLDNLRTFPWIAEAEREGRLLLCGMLFDVADAELHVLDNATGQFHPVSPPRPRFHSTHSALSATAAAAVDGQAEETAAHT
- a CDS encoding gamma-glutamyl-gamma-aminobutyrate hydrolase family protein — translated: MTRSAKPLVGLPCDARELGPHPFHVVGDKYIRAVSHGAGCQPMLIPALGDWWDVDGLLDRLGGLFLTGSPSNLHTGLYGLPDAMLTPPLDPARDATTLPLLKGALARGIPVFAVCRGFQELNVALGGTLHPRIQEVPGRMDHREPKEAPVEVQYAPVHPVTLTQGGEFARITGLSEMMVNSLHQQGIDRIADALAIEAVAPDGQIEGVRYTGGPGFAMGVQWHPEWRFWENPPYAALLSAFGDAVRAYAGR
- a CDS encoding LolA family protein encodes the protein MRKIILGLLAAAALSLPAAAAPTKGKAQPPPALSAEEQARLPAVEAYLNDIRSLKSQFIQSSDDGAAMATGTFQLLRPGRMRIDYNENGNYIVADGRFVYFWDAEVKEQQNAPIGSTLADFLLRDNIRLSGDVTVTRMGQDDGVLEVTLVQTKEPGQGSLTLVFEEKPFGLRKWRVLDAQDRTTEVALQNPQFGVSLDKDQFYFRESGRRRERD
- a CDS encoding helix-turn-helix domain-containing protein; translation: MSDKKAMLGHKVRRLRRDLKMTQAQMAEEIGVSPSYLNLIEANQRPLTVPLLLKIASVYGIDMASFAEDDETRLVASLREVFADPLFEAGDIKAQDMKEVAAAAPNLGHAIVSMYRAYREAREDLGALAEKVADRDKLQVMGAQAFPQEEVSEFFQAEQNHFPDLEIAAESLWIDGDLDSGNLYGTLSAHLQKKHGVRVRLMPIDVMGGAICRYDRHSKRVLISEMLDPAGRTFQLASQAALLGQAALLDAAVSRGSFSHDESRRLARVGLANYFASALMMPYGRFLTAAKEVRYDIEILSRRFVASFEQVCHRLTALQRPGAKGVPLFFARVDPAGNMSKRFSAAPGFHFARFGGACPRWHVHDAFRRPGEIQTQLARMPDGTAFFSIVRTVEKPGGGWKQPARQFAVAIGCDLAHAAQLTYADGLDLSNMEAATPIGVNCRVCPRLDCTQRAFPPLSHRLAVDEHIRGVSSYVSVGAV